GCGCGCGGCTGGAGCAACTTGGCGCGCGCGTGGTGCTGCATTACAGCAGCGAAGGTGACAGTCTGCGCCAGCATGTCCCGGCCGATCTTAAACAGTCGCACGACAGCGTGTTGGTGAGCTGTGGCCCGGCGGGTTTTATGGACCATCTGCATCAGTTAGCACTGAAATACGGCTGGCGCGCTGATCAATTGTACAGTGAAAAATTCAAAGCCAGTGCTGCCACGCAATCGGTTGCTGGCGACACGTTCACGGTAGAAATCGCCTCGAGCGGGGCGCGTTACACCATCAATGCTGATGAAAGTATTGCGGAGGTGCTGGAGCGTGCCGGGATCGACATTGAACTCTCCTGCGAACAGGGGATGTGCGGAGCCTGCATTACCGGTGTGCTGCATGGTGAGCCAGATCATCGCGATGAAGTGTTGAGCCAGACAGAGCGCACAGCCAATGATTGCATCGTGCTGTGCTGTTCGCGTGCCCGTTCCCCACTCCTGGTACTCGACCTGTGAGCGCGTATCCGGGCGCAACAGGTGCGCGTTTACCCCGCTGGTTGCTGCCGCAAGAGTGGCCGATGGATGGCGATCAACCGGCGCTGGCAACCTTGCATTTCCGCGAAGAGGGCACCCGGATCGAGCCGGATCAGAATGTTAGTGGCTATCTGGCGCTCAATGGTGCACTGGTGCTGCCAGCGCTGATTGAACCCCACGCGCATCTCGATAAAACCTTCACCGCGCAGCGCAGTCCGCCCCAACAGCCGGGCCTGCTGGCAGCCATCGCCGCCATGCATCAGGACCGGGTGCGCTGGAGTGCGGACGACCTGCGGCAGCGTGCCAGCCAGGCACTGAGCTGGGCGGTGGAGGCCGGTGTGGGTCTGCTGCGTACCCATATCGACTGGTTTGCTGCCGATGCCCCGCTGGCAT
Above is a genomic segment from Kosakonia radicincitans DSM 16656 containing:
- a CDS encoding PDR/VanB family oxidoreductase; translated protein: MKQAENLAVTVIAKQFNGAGNVLLTLASASGHPLPAFTPGAHIDVTIPDCGKRQYSLCSVAGAGHYQICVRLDQASGGGSRWLHHQVQTGASLTISAPRNHFPLPQAPRTLLFAAGIGLTPLLVMAEQLAVQGADFTLHLFLKRHDELPFSARLEQLGARVVLHYSSEGDSLRQHVPADLKQSHDSVLVSCGPAGFMDHLHQLALKYGWRADQLYSEKFKASAATQSVAGDTFTVEIASSGARYTINADESIAEVLERAGIDIELSCEQGMCGACITGVLHGEPDHRDEVLSQTERTANDCIVLCCSRARSPLLVLDL